The genomic DNA TATAAGAGACAATgttaaaagattaatttctaGATTTTCAGGTGCTTAAATTGCATTGGTTGCTGTTCTACTGAAATGGTCATTTCTTTATTGTACAGAGGATGCCTTTTCTGGCATGGAGTGGATGGTGGAGAAGATGGATCTGAAGGAATTTGATTTTGATGCTCTGTTAGGTATGGAACATCTGGAAGCCACCTCACCAGACGAGCTGATGGCCACGTTGGAAGACACGTGTGATCTCCTATTTAACCCTACCATCCAGGAATTTCACAACAAAGAGCCTCCACTGATAACTGACCTAATCACCCATCTCCCCGAATCTCCCATGGGAACAGATCCAATGGCCCCATTTGCTTCCCTTTggtcctttcccctctccccagggTCTCTGACTTCCACTCCAGACCATTCATTTAGTTTAGATCTAGGTAGTGAAGTGGATGttctggaaggagaaagaaaacaggagggcCCCACCTATGTGGTAGTGATCACCAAGTCcgagaaagaggaggagaaccATTCAGATGACAGTGGAATATGCATGAGCCCAGACTCCTACCTGGgaacaccccagcacagccctaCCCATTCGCTTGGGTCCCCCCATGACCACCAGTTGCCCACAGATGCCACCTGTGGCTCCGTGCGGTCCAAGCCATATGATTACCCTGCAGAGAAGGTAGTGCCAGCAAagatgaaaggagaaaagaaaatggataagaaactgaaaaagatgGAGCAGAATAAGACAGCTGCCACACGATACCGGCAGAAGAAGCGGGCGGAACAGGAGGCACTGTCTGGGGAGTGCAGAGAGCTAGAGCAGAAGAATCAGGCCCTGAAGGAGAAAGCAGATTCCCTTAGCAAGGAAATCCAGTACCTAAAAGATCTGATTGAAGAGGTCcgccaggccaagggcaaaAGAGCTAGAGTCCCTGAGTAGGGTAATAAGTAGTGTTTATGTGCATGTATATAAGCTTGCTGCTAAAGCTGTGTATTGCTgtctaataaattattttacagtaaaCGTGCAGTTCTTGTGTGAGATCTGGGTACCCAGAAAACAAGCACAACTTGCACCACATGTAGGTGTAAATACAAACACCAAGCTGTAGGGTGTACTGATGTCTTCAGAGAATGTGCTGTTCTGCTGGGCGAGTGCACAGAGTGCGGTCAGTCTGTACAAATGATGCAGTGACTCCAATGGCTTGTCACCTGCAGTTTACGTGTTTCAGCAGTTCTACATCAGATACATAAACTGGTGTGGGGGGTGTCAAAGTGATGTGCACCCAGTTCTCCAGTAGCAAAAGCATTCAATTTAAATAACTTGGAGGGTCTGTGCAAGGTCTTTGTACAAGATAAGCTAAAGGCTCTGGTGGGAGGGTCATAATTTCTGAAGGAGAGAAATGGgtacaaaacatgaaaaaatggtTGTGAACATAAATAGGAAGAAATGAGTAGCTCACTTGGAAATACTCCAGAGTGAGTCATGGCAGTGTTGAACTGGTTCCTCTGGTTTCTCATCTCCACATGGCTCCCCAAATATGTCCAAAACATGGTCAGGAGGTGTGTTTCCTGACCCAAGCTGGTGGGGTGGGAGTAGGGGCAGCTCTCACACTGTGGTTAAGTCAGCTGGGCCAGATGGGTTGGGTTACCCTTAGTGCTCTTAAAGTCAGAAGACATTCATGTTCCAAAGTGTGAAAGACTTGGAGGCTTCTTCTGACAGCCACAGAGTAGTGTCCAATTGGAAGGTGTAAACATAAATTTAAATCTGCCAAGGGAACAAACAGATGAGTTGGTCTATAAAGCTAGACCAGCTCTACTGCTGAGGCAGCCCGGGGGCTGGtgagagagctggagcagcgtgtgtgtgctggggacacaggtgggGGTTGTTGACAGCGAGCTGCAGCCTGGCTCCTGGGGTTTGCATTGCTCAGTGGGGCCATGGTAGGCAGGTTAACGCTGGTGCCAGTGTGGCAACAGAAAAGatgcaatggggaaaaaataaaacacaacccTACTGTGATGGCCTCTATTACACACTGAAGAGGACTTGGATGCAAAGACTACAGGCAGGAGCCTGTGTAGCAGGGTGGTTTCTGCCTGTAGATATTAATTAGTGCCCTGCTATTAGGGAGTAAGTTTATAGTCTAAGCACTCAATGCAACTAAATTTTTTTAGACTGGTTCTAGTTCTGTGAGGTTCTGAATGTCAGTGAAGTTCCACATCCAGCATTGCCATACTCTGCTAATAGAAGCTTCAGGATTTGggacattgattttttttttttttttttggccactGATACTCAGATTTAGCAGCGCCTAATCCCTGCTTGGCCTGCTGGAGCTGGCTTTGGCATGTGGACGTGCACATTTTTCCCTGAGGAGTTAAGATTCCTTCTCACTTGCACTGACATGACCCAGTAAGCTGCCCAGCTCAGGCACCTGCACGTCCCCGTCTGGCTGGCGCTCACACGCAGTGTGGTGGCTTCAGGACTGGCCTTGGCCAGAGCTGggctccagccagcaccagaGCAGGGAGCAAAAAGGCCCCTAATggtatttaaaacagaaagtaGTTTGTTTGATTGCAGccttggggggcggggggcgggaggCCTGTGTTTCTGACACTTAAGCTCCTTGTGTCCTCAAGCTAGGGGCGCAGTCCTCCAGCCCTATTCGTTGCCCAAGCCATTAGCTGGTGTGTGACATGGGACAACAGCCATGCGCTCTGGGACCTGCTGCCTGGgggctcctccagcagcagatgaaggaggtggctgctggcagct from Caloenas nicobarica isolate bCalNic1 chromosome 1, bCalNic1.hap1, whole genome shotgun sequence includes the following:
- the ATF4 gene encoding cyclic AMP-dependent transcription factor ATF-4, which gives rise to MSLLNNEMLLGDSLSPFSQPCSVAEESLGLLDDYLEVAEPLGSHGFSSDKAKAVSSNWLAVDSLGNTIGSSQEDAFSGMEWMVEKMDLKEFDFDALLGMEHLEATSPDELMATLEDTCDLLFNPTIQEFHNKEPPLITDLITHLPESPMGTDPMAPFASLWSFPLSPGSLTSTPDHSFSLDLGSEVDVLEGERKQEGPTYVVVITKSEKEEENHSDDSGICMSPDSYLGTPQHSPTHSLGSPHDHQLPTDATCGSVRSKPYDYPAEKVVPAKMKGEKKMDKKLKKMEQNKTAATRYRQKKRAEQEALSGECRELEQKNQALKEKADSLSKEIQYLKDLIEEVRQAKGKRARVPE